Proteins co-encoded in one Capnocytophaga ochracea DSM 7271 genomic window:
- a CDS encoding DUF417 family protein, with protein MQKLLSFLADSERCFVNFIRVAIFIVMAWIGGLKVCQYEADGIVPFVTNSPFMSFFYNNSGKTAIDENGVTGEANKGKEVAQYKLHKNPEGKMVKANIEWHKENGTYVFSYGLGAFICLIGLLTLLGIWSPKIGVIGGLLTFGMSIVTLSFLITTPEVYVPNLGGDMPTPAYGFPYLSGAGRLVLKDIIMSAGGLIAASEAARRLLKKN; from the coding sequence ATGCAAAAATTATTATCATTTTTAGCCGATAGCGAACGTTGCTTTGTAAACTTTATCAGAGTCGCTATCTTTATTGTAATGGCTTGGATTGGTGGACTTAAAGTGTGCCAGTACGAAGCCGATGGTATTGTTCCCTTTGTAACGAATAGCCCGTTTATGAGTTTCTTCTACAACAATTCAGGCAAAACTGCCATTGATGAGAACGGCGTGACAGGTGAAGCCAACAAAGGTAAAGAAGTAGCCCAATACAAGCTACACAAGAATCCTGAAGGGAAGATGGTAAAAGCTAATATTGAATGGCATAAAGAGAACGGTACTTATGTGTTCTCATATGGCTTAGGGGCTTTTATTTGTTTGATAGGGTTGCTTACCTTATTGGGTATTTGGTCGCCTAAAATAGGGGTAATAGGAGGATTACTCACTTTTGGTATGAGTATAGTTACCCTTTCTTTCCTCATCACGACTCCTGAGGTGTATGTGCCTAACTTAGGTGGAGATATGCCTACGCCTGCTTACGGATTCCCTTATCTATCGGGAGCGGGACGTTTAGTATTGAAAGATATTATTATGTCGGCAGGTGGATTGATAGCAGCCTCAGAAGCTGCTCGCCGATTGCTAAAAAAGAATTAG
- a CDS encoding KdsC family phosphatase, producing MERKNYKERLKNITTFIFDVDGVFTNTQVFVNNDGDLLRSMNMKDGFAVKTAIAKGYTICIITGGGNVGVQKRFENLGVKDIFMLRHQKLETFLKYQKEKHLKREQILYMGDDMPDIPPMKRAGLAICPVDAVPEVRAVSDYISHLEGGQGAVRDIIEQVLKVRGDWTFEDK from the coding sequence ATGGAAAGAAAGAACTATAAAGAACGTTTAAAGAACATCACAACTTTTATTTTTGATGTTGATGGCGTATTTACCAATACTCAAGTGTTTGTAAATAACGACGGCGACCTATTGCGCAGTATGAATATGAAGGACGGATTTGCAGTAAAAACAGCTATCGCCAAAGGGTACACCATATGTATCATTACAGGAGGAGGTAACGTAGGCGTACAAAAACGCTTCGAAAACCTCGGTGTAAAAGATATCTTTATGCTCCGTCACCAAAAGCTCGAAACCTTTCTGAAATACCAAAAGGAGAAACATCTTAAAAGAGAACAAATACTTTATATGGGTGATGATATGCCCGATATCCCCCCAATGAAGCGAGCAGGATTGGCTATTTGCCCCGTAGATGCCGTACCCGAAGTAAGAGCCGTATCCGATTATATTTCGCATCTTGAAGGCGGACAGGGAGCTGTGCGCGATATTATAGAACAAGTACTTAAAGTGCGTGGCGATTGGACTTTTGAAGATAAATAA
- a CDS encoding Rossmann-like and DUF2520 domain-containing protein, giving the protein MAINISIIGGGNVAYHLTKALYQLPKVHLRQLYNRSEFSPEFNDFQVDKIHSLTDLRPTDICIIAVKDEAISEVSAFLPFEGQLVVHTSGNTPMEVLSPKNRRGVFYPLQSFSKSTQVDFSNIPFCLEAEHTEDMERFLYPLAQKLSTKVYLLSSYQRSIMHLSAVFVNNFTNHLVAISQRICEAHAIPFEILEPLLKNTFEKLQTMPALEAQTGPARRGDTQTIANHLTLLAGYEREIYNIITKSIINTYGKKEL; this is encoded by the coding sequence ATGGCTATTAATATTAGTATCATAGGAGGAGGCAATGTGGCTTATCACCTCACCAAAGCCCTCTATCAGCTCCCTAAGGTGCACCTTCGGCAGTTGTATAACCGTAGTGAATTTAGCCCTGAGTTTAATGATTTTCAGGTAGATAAAATTCACAGCCTTACCGATTTGCGCCCCACCGATATATGTATTATAGCCGTGAAAGACGAAGCTATTAGTGAAGTTTCAGCCTTCCTTCCTTTCGAGGGACAATTGGTAGTGCACACCTCTGGCAATACCCCTATGGAGGTACTCTCACCCAAAAACCGACGTGGCGTGTTTTACCCTTTACAATCCTTTTCAAAAAGCACTCAGGTCGATTTTTCAAACATTCCTTTTTGTTTAGAGGCTGAACATACTGAGGATATGGAAAGATTTCTATACCCATTAGCTCAAAAGCTTTCCACAAAAGTGTATCTGCTCAGTAGTTACCAACGCAGTATAATGCACCTATCGGCTGTTTTCGTTAATAATTTCACCAATCATTTGGTGGCTATCAGTCAAAGAATATGCGAGGCACACGCCATTCCTTTTGAAATATTAGAACCTTTGCTAAAAAATACTTTCGAAAAACTCCAAACAATGCCCGCCCTCGAAGCACAAACAGGACCTGCACGACGCGGCGACACTCAAACTATTGCTAACCATTTGACTTTGCTTGCAGGTTATGAACGAGAAATATACAATATAATTACAAAATCAATAATAAACACCTATGGAAAGAAAGAACTATAA
- a CDS encoding LUD domain-containing protein: MNLFRRLFKGNDIKSEDEVRKLNEQLPADEQFAMNFTKNGGKFIYCTTEIQVQEVFRHILKELGVYVKMSSNASHTIKTMFEEHTPLFTADIETSNVYLTDCEYLITTLGGIMLSSHQLRHKNINELPEIFIVFAKTSQMVRDIPEGMRGIKNKYPQQFPTGLITLQSFTDDPEKNSINHYGTSSKRTYLILLEDLPIDK; encoded by the coding sequence ATGAATTTATTTAGAAGATTATTTAAAGGGAATGATATAAAAAGTGAAGATGAAGTACGCAAGTTAAATGAACAGCTTCCTGCTGATGAGCAATTTGCGATGAACTTTACTAAAAATGGCGGAAAGTTTATTTATTGCACTACCGAAATACAGGTGCAAGAGGTTTTTCGGCACATACTGAAAGAGTTGGGCGTATATGTGAAGATGAGTAGTAATGCTTCTCACACTATTAAAACAATGTTTGAAGAACACACGCCACTGTTTACTGCCGATATCGAAACTTCGAACGTGTATTTGACGGATTGCGAGTATCTTATCACTACTTTGGGTGGGATTATGCTCTCTTCGCATCAGTTGAGGCATAAGAATATCAATGAATTACCTGAAATATTTATTGTTTTTGCCAAAACGAGTCAGATGGTGAGAGATATCCCTGAAGGAATGAGGGGCATAAAGAACAAATACCCACAACAATTTCCTACGGGTCTCATTACGCTACAAAGTTTTACCGATGACCCTGAGAAGAATAGTATCAACCATTACGGCACAAGTTCTAAGAGGACGTACCTGATACTCTTAGAAGATTTACCTATTGATAAATAA